A window of Panulirus ornatus isolate Po-2019 chromosome 27, ASM3632096v1, whole genome shotgun sequence contains these coding sequences:
- the LOC139757492 gene encoding pecanex-like protein 4, translated as MNEYSATARLAWAAAHRRMESPLVNDYKKPFIIRRLVETFLGGLRLFASEDAPFYVYVLQIIVFSVIPLLTILFVTLEHNGMITLSQAVFASAVLAFLYSLAVHLVAYFLRTQKSKTGEIEQVNLASDEEVLQFDSPLGPKTWAFLIREKKLKGGIIINSLLVGVLGGGIVYYVRPSTTYHLNVPWDVSLSFTILGIFTAGVGVWPLIGGSPPEPATFHPLSWDLSALSRPSHMLTCVLVHLISDYYPEVPWLLPLDGFCHMVFAVCSVLWLLGILPPIDAYLLWLLEQWLVVVLGGSPMSSTPRLIGQVIIGTLTLFMAAAMPSFAALMIFAACRGFVLSVDSAWMFSSLLSHKVTLLTGLSGKYEETRPLSGKPSLRRITCQRELALFVPMLVAVASMSFGSQLPHLRWYEQVINITRDDNATMTEIPRRPALFQIWQFPQASFLQLSVYFVVELIRRKSDLSMETWRSMSPATRIFLLSLSHLWGTRLIHRLSTILLFIMTPFTEKKQKNFISFFLLGFNIAISPILVGIVIVSTVISAPLLPLFTLPIFLMGFPRPMRFWSYPVGRSSNSCDDSVYYEQLTPHVVFALHNLLQTGSLGITEPGEHFLLRWEDRFMWVQILECGFTYQYYSVKGLELQETSCHTAEASRVDANFSRAFDEDINNKEILSSLFNPHAFHTLTPLTKFTVLGYSDTRNVLTGVIDSPDTLSIVRDYFHKALLYVVMDYIVNRSAKFSDIKPEEESKTVLKGSSKNRSQEHLRSLPKIARRTEYDFEEGVPQNKMELDSHETEQPYSFDRRISHASQQSQSGRGSRVAWVDGQRSIPVVPTGDTPPPPSNWIDEDDPLDDSDRETLNIKNKSEKSQPSLRSKVQDYMSSLEDIRETDKQVNFIPGLMYDSSDDDERISMRSKAMHHGFRQKSSAKVNLRMISQPELRSPIYESPISAALAPLPNWIVELPFDAEVIDEVQDTFPHAWFKFLLNTFGHYYVECLDQSNTPSSKASCSSKTSDRSSGKGGDREAYIQRMQYDETLEESYRFLTGTCHLIILGMDNLPPSPTQVYKTFIGEVSWSMALDWLINKQILYELVLQAYRIGVKLALDHTLIGGITGWAELQSTIEDYTRNWYFGPDARVNDPNAHSRSHLSPDSQDSKAMNYKENKWPQSWIEAVRMETANLFSLGYNAVKGVHTSHLLTLGEAEIAVGRLGSETVRGLWASLVAELLYLTNDDDERYSIQAQPGLLRNLTIQAADPPLGYPIFSSPPLRLAVAWLSATFEQVHLAEQK; from the exons ATG AATGAGTACTCAGCTACTGCCCGCCTGGCTTGGGCTGCGGCCCACAGAAGAATGGAATCTCCACTGGTCAATGACTACAAGAAACCGTTCATCATACGTCGACTTGTGGAGACTTTCCTCGGTGGTTTACGACTCTTTGCCTCAGAAGATGCTCCCTTTTACGTATATGTCCTCCAG ATCATCGTGTTTTCTGTGATACCCTTACTGACAATACTATTTGTGACACTGGAACACAATGGAATGATTACATTGTCTCAAGCAGTATTTGCCAGTGCCGTGTTGGCTTTCTTATATTCCTTGGCTGTGCACCTTGTTGCATACTTTCTTCGCACCCAGAAATCCAAGACGGGAGAAATTGAACAG GTGAACTTAGCATCAGATGAGGAAGTACTTCAGTTTGATTCTCCTCTGGGTCCAAAGACATGGGCATTCCTTATAAGAGAAAAGAAACTGAAAGGAGGCATTATCATTAACTCCCTTCTGGTTGGAGTCCTTGGTGGTGGAATTGTGTATTATGTCAGACCTTCCACTACATATCACTTGAATGTG CCATGGGATGTATCTCTGAGCTTTACCATTTTGGGCATCTTCACTgcgggtgttggtgtatggccacTGATTGGAGGCAGCCCACCAGAACCTGCAACTTTCCATCCTCTCTCCTGGgacctctctgctctctcacgACCCTCTCACATGCTTACATGTGTCCTTGTACATCTTATTTCAGA TTATTATCCGGAAGTACCTTGGCTTTTACCACTGGATGGCTTTTGTCACATGGTTTTTGCTGTGTGCTCAGTGCTTTGGCTTCTGGGAATCCTGCCACCTATTGATGCCTATCTCCTATGGCTACTAGAACAGTGGTTAGTTGTAGTTCTTG GTGGATCACCAATGTCTTCTACTCCACGACTTATTGGTCAAGTAATTATAGGAACCTTGACCCTCTTTATGGCAGCTGCTATGCCATCTTTTGCTGCTTTGATGATATTTGCAGCATGTCGAGGATTTGTTTTAAGTGTTGACTCAG CATGGATGTTCTCATCACTGCTATCACACAAAGTTACGCTTTTAACAGGATTATCTGGCAAGTATGAAGAAACTCGCCCTCTGTCTGGGAAGCCCTCGTTACGTCGAATAACTTGCCAACGAGAATTAGCCTTGTTTGTTCCAATGTTGGTGGCAGTGGCAAGCATGAGTTTTGGTTCACAGCTGCCTCACCTTCGTTGGTATGAGCAGGTTATAAATATTACAAGGGACGACAATGCAACTATGACAGAGATACCACGAAGACCAGCACTGTTTCAG ATATGGCAGTTTCCACAGGCATCATTCTTACAGCTCTCTGTGTATTTTGTGGTTGAATTAATCCGGCGGAAGTCAGATCTGTCCATGGAAACATGGAGGTCTATGTCCCCCGCTACACGAATCTTCCTGCTGAGTCTAAGCCATTTGTGGGGTACAAGGTTGATTCATAGACTCAGTACTATTTTGCTGTTTATCATGACACCATTTACagaaaagaaacagaagaatttcaTCAGCTTCTTTCTTTTAG GATTCAACATTGCCATTTCTCCCATCCTTGTAGGGATTGTCATTGTGTCAACAGTTATTTCTGCTCCCCTGCTGCCACTCTTCACCCTCCCCATCTTCCTAATGGGGTTTCCACGACCCATGAGGTTTTGGTCTTATCCTGTTGGGCGATCTTCCAACTCATGTGATGACTCTGTATACTATGAACAGCTGACGCCTCATGTTGTATTTGCTCTGCATAACTTGCTGCAGACTGGTTCATTAG GGATAACAGAGCCTGGAGAACATTTTCTTCTGCGATGGGAGGATAGATTTATGTGGGTCCag ATTTTGGAGTGTGGATTCACATATCAGTACTATAGTGTGAAAGGTCTCGAACTGCAGGAGACAAGTTGCCACACAGCTGAAGCCTCAAGAGTTGATGCTAACTTCAGTAGGGCATTTGATGAAGATATTAATAACAAAGAGATTTTGTCATCATTGTTTAACCCTCATGCATTTCACACTCTGACTCCCCTCACCAAATTTACTGTTCTAGGATATTCAGACACAAGAAATGTCTTGACAGGAGTTATAGATTCTCCAGATACACTTAGTATTGTAAGGGATTATTTTCATAAAGCTTTATTGTATGTAGTGATGGACTACATTGTAAACAGATCTGCCAAATTTTCAGACATTAAGCCTGAAGAAGAATCAAAGACAGTTCTCAAAGGTAGCTCAAAAAACAGAAGTCAAGAACACTTAAGAAGTTTACCTAAAATTGCCAGAAGAACAGAATATGATTTTGAAGAAGGTGTTCCTCAAAACAAAATGGAGCTGGATAGTCATGAAACAGAACAACCATATTCATTCGACAGACGTATCTCTCATGCTTCTCAACAATCCCAGAGTGGAAGAGGGAGTCGGGTAGCCTGGGTTGATGGTCAGAGATCCATTCCAGTTGTGCCCACTGgagacacacccccacccccatctaaTTGGATTGATGAAGATGATCCTCTTGATGACAGTGATAGAGAGACCTTGAACATCAAGAACAAGAGTGAAAAATCTCAACCTTCATTGCGATCTAAAGTTCAGGATTATATGTCTTCTCTGGAAGATATTAGAGAGACTGACAAACAAGTAAATTTCATCCCAGGCCTCATGTATGACTCCTCTGACGATGATGAAAGAATTTCTATGAGGAGCAAGGCAATGCACCATGGGTTTAGACAAAAAAGTTCTGCTAAAGTAAATCTAAGGATGATATCACAACCAGAACTTCGTTCTCCAATTTATGAGAGCCCCATAAGTGCTGCACTGGCTCCTTTACCAAACTGGATAGTAGAACTGCCATTTGATGCAGAAGTAATAGATGAGGTCCAAGATACATTTCCACATGCTTGGTTCAAGTTTCTCCTAAATACTTTTGGTCATTATTATGTAGAATGCTTAGATCAGAGCAACACTCCTAGCAGTAAAGCCTCCTGTAGCTCAAAAACTTCGGATCGTTCTAGTGGCAAGGGTGGAGATAGAGAAGCTTACATCCAAAGAATGCAGTATGATGAGACCTTGGAGGAATCCTACAG GTTCTTGACTGGTACTTGTCACTTGATTATCCTTGGGATGGATAacctcccaccatcacctacacaagTTTATAAGACCTTTATTGGAGAAGTTTCTTGGTCAATGGCCCTTGATTGGCTTATCAACAAGCAAATCTTATATGAACTTGTACTTCAGGCTTACAG AATTGGTGTAAAACTTGCACTTGATCATACACTGATTGGTGGAATAACTGGATGGGCAGAGCTTCAGTCCACTATAGAAGATTACACACGTAACTGGTACTTTGGTCCAGATGCCAGAGTTAATGATCCTAATGCACACTCTAGATCACATTTGTCACCTGACTCACAAGATAGTAAGGCAATGAATTACAAGGAAAACAAATGGCCACAATCGTGGATTGAAGCAGTGAGGATGGAGACAGCAAATCTCTTTTCTTTAGGATACAATGCAGTAAAG GGTGTTCACACGTCACATCTGCTGACTCTTGGGGAGGCAGAAATAGCTGTGGGACGACTTGGAAGTGAGACTGTACGAGGACTATGGGCCTCCCTGGTGGCTGaattgctctacctcactaatgatgatgatgaacgatACTCCATACAG